The following proteins come from a genomic window of Pichia kudriavzevii chromosome 1, complete sequence:
- a CDS encoding uncharacterized protein (PKUD0A00250), whose translation MEKPEEQLAIFSSRPEIIHRYSLKGEKITFDESELKPYRLISDLELGKRVDPKYPSVKKGWRKYRRKIFKMNESRIRYLLLTLLDYERKVAMDNTLEVYCHNGLFSDLLNAKEGYYVVQYKNKLIFASTSTRANQNQLLSYIGVKFEALMKCQPSPRDCSHCKLLLNGEYGRWPFKSVVEVDAFKKTPRGKVYCEMKLCYSSNAKEYAISKLTSNREFLEFLRINVKSFRKKIEKWLFQAYFGRQDILVVGLRDDDFKLICNTELKVIEEIIPFVRQTYPSLYEKFINAPQTVSSSLDTIHRQIKQLQRTETDVFLLDTSFPLNVERCARKFETIIIPEFLEQHPLDPLSSLTESLDKLSVGRFA comes from the coding sequence ATGGAGAAACCAGAGGAACAGCTAGCAATCTTCTCATCCAGACCGGAAATCATTCATCGGTACTCTCTAAAAGGTGAGAAGATTACCTTTGATGAAAGTGAGCTGAAACCATATAGGTTAATAAGCGATTTGGAATTAGGAAAACGAGTAGACCCTAAATACCCTTCTGTGAAAAAAGGCTGGCGAAAGTATCGGAGGAAGATCTTCAAGATGAATGAATCTAGAATTAGATATCTCCTATTAACACTCTTAGACTACGAAAGAAAAGTAGCAATGGACAACACCTTGGAGGTGTACTGCCATAATGGATTATTTTCTGATTTATTGAACGCAAAAGAAGGTTATTATGTTGTTCAatacaaaaacaaactaaTATTCGCTAGCACTTCTACCAGAGcaaaccaaaatcaattaCTATCTTATATTGGAGTGAAATTTGAGGCTTTGATGAAATGCCAACCGTCACCCAGAGATTGTTCCCATTGTAAATTACTTTTAAATGGGGAATATGGAAGATGGCCGTTCAAATCTgtagttgaagttgatgcaTTCAAAAAGACGCCCAGGGGAAAGGTCTACTGTGAGATGAAATTATGTTATAGTAGTAATGCTAAGGAATATGCCATTTCCAAGCTAACATCCAACAGGGAGTTTTTAGAGTTTTTGCGCATAAACGTCAAGAGTTTTAGgaaaaagattgaaaaatggcTATTCCAGGCATACTTTGGCAGACAAGATATCCTTGTAGTTGGCCTTAGGGATGATGACTTCAAGCTAATATGTAATACTGAACTTAAAGTCATTGAGGAAATCATCCCATTTGTTCGACAAACTTATCCTTCCTTGTATGAGAAATTCATCAATGCTCCGCAAACAGTGAGTTCATCACTAGATACGATTCACAGACAAATAAAACAACTACAAAGGACAGAAACTGATGTGTTCTTGTTGGACACTTCCTTTCCCCTCAATGTGGAACGATGTGCACGTAAGTTTGAAACTATCATCATTCCCGAGTTCTTGGAACAACATCCGCTAGATCCCCTATCTTCTCTCACGGAGTCACTGGACAAATTGTCGGTCGGAAGGTTTGCGTGA
- a CDS encoding uncharacterized protein (PKUD0A00180; similar to Saccharomyces cerevisiae YBL056W (PTC3) and YER089C (PTC2); ancestral locus Anc_7.374), translating into MGQILSHPKTEKTSEEGGDSFVAYGLSCMQGWRVSMEDSHSTVLDMSKLVGKTNLNEQNAFFGVYDGHGGEKVAIFTGENLPKILAKSENYAKGDYIQALKDTFLAADVELLNHEELSKDPSGCAATTTLITPNAIYCANAGDSRTIMSIDGVVKPLSFDHKPTNEGEKNRIVNAGGFVDMGRVNGNLALSRGIGDFEFKDSNLKPEEQAVTPLPDVLEHKLDTLKDEFIVLACDGIWDCLSSQQVIDFVRRYIKEKKSLIEISELLMNTCLAPTSGGSGIGCDNMSVCIVALLKDGESLDDWYKRIGSKVSDEDLKKLPTADDLSNDLYKVDIATKISETSENDSSNKNGGLRSTLRSEEEDDDDEDGNVLKGGAPAFLQQLLAASSAQRDNNVIYLDQNATSILQSLGVMEEDDDVKIEQEDEDNEDNDKEDKIKEVTDDKQ; encoded by the coding sequence ATGGGTCAAATTCTATCTCATCcgaaaacagaaaaaacTTCTGAAGAAGGGGGAGACTCCTTTGTTGCCTACGGGTTATCTTGTATGCAAGGTTGGAGAGTTTCCATGGAAGATTCTCATTCTACAGTCTTGGATATGTCCAAGCTTGTTGGAAAAACCAATTTGAATGAACAAAATGCTTTCTTTGGTGTTTATGATGGTCATGGTGGCGAAAAAGTTGCTATTTTTACAGGTGAAAACCTACCTAAGATTTTGGCTAAATCAGAAAACTATGCGAAAGGCGACTATATTCAGGCTCTAAAGGACACTTTTCTTGCTGCCGATGTAGAATTATTGAATCACGAAGAATTATCCAAAGATCCTTCTGGTTGTGCTGCAACAACTACTTTGATCACTCCAAACGCTATCTATTGTGCAAATGCGGGTGACTCAAGAACAATAATGTCAATTGATGGTGTTGTTAAACCTTTATCGTTTGATCATAAACCAACCAATGAGggtgaaaaaaacagaattGTAAATGCCGGTGGCTTTGTCGATATGGGTAGGGTTAATGGTAACCTGGCTTTATCAAGAGGTAttggtgattttgaatttaaggattcaaatttaaaacCAGAAGAACAAGCTGTCACGCCACTACCTGATGTTCTTGAACATAAGCTAGATACTTTGAAGGATGAATTTATAGTTTTAGCATGTGATGGTATCTGGGATTGTCTATCCTCTCAGCAAGTCATTGATTTTGTCAGAAGATAcattaaagaaaagaaatcacTAATTGAAATCAGTGAATTGTTAATGAATACTTGTTTAGCTCCAACTTCTGGTGGATCTGGTATTGGTTGTGACAATATGAGTGTTTGTATAGTTGCACTTTTAAAGGATGGTGAAAGTTTGGATGACTGGTACAAAAGAATCGGCTCTAAAGTTTCAGAcgaagatttgaagaagttacCAACAGCTGACGATTTGTCAAATGACTTATACAAAGTTGATATtgcaacaaaaatatcagaaaCAAGCGAAAATGACTCAAGCAATAAAAATGGAGGTTTACGATCAACTCTTAGAtccgaagaagaagatgatgatgacgaagatGGCAATGTTCTTAAAGGTGGAGCACCTGCTTTCTTGCAACAGTTATTGGCAGCGTCTTCTGCACAACGTGATAATAATGTCATTTATCTAGACCAAAATGCTACTTCAATTTTACAATCGTTGGGTGTTATGgaagaagacgatgatgTTAAGATTGAGCaggaagatgaagacaaCGAAGATAACGATAAAGAGGATAAGATCAAGGAAGTTACTGATGATAAGCAATAG
- a CDS encoding uncharacterized protein (PKUD0A00230; similar to Saccharomyces cerevisiae YBL052C (SAS3); ancestral locus Anc_7.371) produces the protein MLLPMKKRTSRSRSRSQSVNYNETVVRQTDRHTGRGSSNVHNKVASESGNDQQQPSRPPPKKQKVNYEYPTVDSALLELPYRGLFELSDANTYECMPDENFTELFQSFVNKSKKPQMRDRLKYIYFDNYEIETWYKSPYPKQYNSNSLMYMCPHCLSYFASRFTLNRHLLKCSYKSQPAGREIYRDDNEKISMFEVDGRKNVIFCQNICLLAKLFLNSKTLYYDVEPFMFYVLYDYSRGGFKFVGYFSKEKLNSTGYNLSCIMTLPIYQRRGFGSFLIDFSYLLSRREFKLGTPEKPLSHMGLLSYRSYWKLAIIREIYKLLYESNIKFEDIEGKDPHLKKFQLSIDDLSNLTGMCHDDVIVGLEQLNSLLTYNNGGKYSIIFHASLVKSLYQSWKRKTSIKLKKELLYWKPVILGPSGGINTNTTMVLSDNTNEGQLMKNVSVIVNFLKDDLEDDRPLEELTLEKVQTQQISGKFVDDTLAQSLVCFPGIKFKKSEAKQFKENGVCDSTINENSSDMIDTANVVDLDELIGESGDDTDVDDDKVDDDYISDAEEDDYEDDDEDEEDEDDIVID, from the coding sequence ATGCTGTTGCCAATGAAAAAGCGAACATCACGGTCCCGGTCCAGGTCGCAATCTGTGAACTATAATGAAACAGTGGTACGGCAGACCGATAGACACACTGGTCGAGGGTCATCCAACGTTCATAATAAGGTAGCATCTGAATCTGGAAatgatcaacaacaaccatcACGGCCACCACcgaaaaaacaaaaagtaaATTACGAGTATCCAACTGTTGATAGTGCATTGTTGGAACTACCGTATCGTGGTCTGTTTGAATTGAGCGATGCGAATACCTACGAATGCATGCCTGATGAGAATTTCACTGAATTATTTCAATCGTTCgtcaataaatcaaaaaaaccTCAAATGAGAGATAGACTCAAGTACATTTATTTTGATAACTATGAGATTGAAACGTGGTATAAATCACCATATCCGAAGCAGTATAACTCAAATTCACTGATGTATATGTGTCCGCACTGTTTATCATATTTTGCCTCGAGATTTACCTTAAATCGGCACCTCTTAAAATGTTCTTACAAATCACAGCCAGCCGGTAGAGAAATTTATAGAGATGACAATGAAAAGATATCAATGTTTGAGGTGGATGGAAGAAAGaatgttattttttgtcaaaatatATGTTTGTTGGCCAAACTATTTCTCAATTCAAAGACTTTATACTATGATGTTGAACCATTCATGTTTTATGTACTATACGACTACTCCAGAGGTGGTTTTAAATTTGTGGGCTACTTTTcgaaagaaaaattgaacTCAACGGGTTACAATTTATCATGTATTATGACATTACCAATATATCAACGTCGAGGATTTGGTAGTTTCCTAATTGATTTTAGCTACTTACTTTCACGGAGAGAATTCAAATTGGGAACTCCTGAAAAACCATTGAGCCATATGGGATTATTAAGCTATCGAAGCTATTGGAAACTTGCAATTATTAGGGAAATTTATAAGTTGTTGTATGAATCCAATATAaagtttgaagatattgaggGCAAAGATCcacatttgaagaaatttcaGTTATCAATTGATGACTTATCCAATCTGACGGGGATGTGTCATGATGATGTAATTGTTGGGTTGGAGCAGTTGAATTCGTTATTGACTTACAATAATGGGGGAAAATATTCTATTATTTTCCATGCAAGTTTGGTGAAATCTTTATACCAGAGTTGGAAACGAAAAACTTCGATAAAGCTGAAAAAGGAATTATTATATTGGAAGCCCGTGATTTTAGGGCCTTCTGGTGGAATCAACACTAACACCACAATGGTTTTATCAGATAATACTAATGAGGggcaattgatgaagaacgTATCGGTCATAGTCAACTTTCTTAAAGATGATTTAGAAGACGATAGACCACTAGAGGAGTTGACGCTAGAAAAAGTACAAACGCAACAAATTAGTGGTAAATTTGTTGACGATACATTGGCGCAATCCTTGGTTTGTTTTCCCGGTATAAAATTTAAGAAATCAGAGGCGAAACAgtttaaagaaaatggtgtATGTGATTCAACcataaatgaaaattcatCGGATATGATAGATACGGCAAATGTGGTTGATCTTGATGAATTAATTGGTGAATCGGGAGATGATACTGATGTTGATGACGATAAGGTTGACGATGACTACATTTCTGATGCTGAAGAGGATGATTACgaagatgacgatgaagatgaggaggatgaGGATGATATTGTTATTGACTAA
- a CDS encoding uncharacterized protein (PKUD0A00240) gives MKKQAAVVAKQLRNHVGEFKPKVIFAYSQKGKELIFNQSLLHPYKLNPLLEIGDRTPLDYPSLRVGCQKFTPKVFSDRESRISNMLKTILEYERNNPVKEELEIYCHNGLFSDIILRTKDKYDVILYKNKFIFAGTETRRGQNKLINYIGLKFEAMLTGQESPKDTSHCKLLLEGNVGKFPYKSVVEVDSYKMSGSEKKYAEMKLVFCPKTTEEELSVTRTNFELLSYLRKKVFNFDQKMKKWLFQCHFGLQEKLIIGIRNEDFELMGMREFDLQHDIVPYVREDMRGTYEQYLESIDTLEERLAYIYRQITFTQSEETQVYRFSCTNFRVKPHGRQFNRVLIPQYTKSHPAK, from the coding sequence atgaagaaacaagcCGCCGTTGTTGCAAAGCAGCTTAGAAACCATGTAGGTGAATTCAAACCAAAAGTGATTTTTGCTTATTCACAAAAAGGCAAAGAGTTAATCTTCAATCAGTCGTTGTTACATCCTTATAAGCTAAACCCTCTTCTCGAAATTGGTGATAGAACACCACTTGATTATCCTTCATTGAGGGTGGGATGCCAGAAATTCACACCCAAGGTGTTTTCAGATAGGGAGTCCAGAATATCCAATATGCTGAAAACTATACTAGAATATGAGAGGAATAATCCAGTTAAAGAAGAACTTGAGATTTATTGCCATAATGGACTTTTCAGTGACATCATTTTACGGACAAAGGATAAGTACGATGTTATCCTGTACAAAAACAAGTTTATCTTTGCAGGCACAGAGACTAGGCGGGGACAGAACAAGTTGATAAATTATATAGGGTTGAAATTTGAGGCAATGTTAACGGGTCAGGAATCGCCAAAAGATACATCACATTGTAAACTACTCCTAGAGGGAAACGTGGGAAAATTTCCCTATAAGTCGGTGGTTGAAGTGGACTCCTACAAAATGTCTGGCTCCGAGAAAAAGTATGCAGAAATGAAGTTGGTTTTTTGCCCAAAGACAACAGAGGAAGAATTGTCTGTTACAAGGACCAATTTTGAGCTGTTGTCTTATCTCAGAAAGAAAGTATTTAATTTTGAccaaaagatgaaaaaatggttATTCCAATGCCACTTTGGATTACAGGAAAAGTTAATCATCGGGATAAGAAATGAAGATTTCGAGCTTATGGGGATGAGGGAATTTGATCTCCAACACGATATTGTACCATATGTTAGAGAAGACATGAGGGGCACGTATGAGCAGTACCTGGAATCAATAGACACACTAGAAGAGAGGCTTGCATACATTTATAGACAGATTACATTCACGCAAAGTGAGGAAACTCAGGTTTATCGTTTTAGTTGTACGAATTTCAGAGTGAAGCCACATGGGAGACAGTTCAACAGAGTTCTTATACCCCAATACACAAAGAGTCACCCAGCTAAATAG
- a CDS encoding uncharacterized protein (PKUD0A00200; similar to Saccharomyces cerevisiae YBL054W (TOD6) and YER088C (DOT6); ancestral locus Anc_7.372), producing the protein MHEKISPQSWDDEDDKLLIKLKEVDNLGWKQIAGHFRNRTSNACQFRWRRLKSGQLKKPTKLSKVMSGNSNHTNTSQSYKVGKPLNSAYTCTSAYSVPTFFTRPYHPPQLEQLPPPTNNSWGVEEDILLRSRGTKGLSVAELSILLRNRSIRDIEDRIHYLENSNRRDTGIWSSPMEPEFAISPTSSVSSITSATITPNNPHLEKIKLPRLQLNNDKQSQQSIVLPPLHSLFQFEVDELDSQRKLPLLSHILP; encoded by the coding sequence ATgcatgaaaaaatatctcCACAATCTTGggatgatgaggatgacaaattgttgatcaaactcaaagaaGTCGACAACTTGGGTTGGAAACAGATAGCTGGCCACTTTCGAAACAGAACGTCCAATGCCTGTCAGTTTAGATGGAGGAGATTAAAGTCTGGTCAACTTAAAAAACCCACCAAACTCTCCAAAGTAATGTCGGGGAATAGCAACCATACAAATACATCACAGTCGTACAAGGTCGGTAAGCCTTTGAATTCTGCCTATACTTGCACGTCTGCGTATTCCGTCCCCACGTTTTTCACGAGGCCTTATCATCCCCCTCAGCTTGAACAGCTACCGCCTCCAACAAACAACTCTTGGGGAGTCGAAGAAGACATATTGCTCCGCTCTAGGGGGACAAAGGGGTTGTCCGTTGCTGAGCTCTCAATACTTTTGAGAAATAGAAGTATACGGGACATTGAAGATCGAATCCattatttggaaaattcaAACAGGAGAGACACTGGTATATGGAGTTCGCCTATGGAGCCTGAGTTTGCTATTTCGCCTACATCTTCTGTGTCAAGTATAACGTCGGCAACCATTACGCCCAATAACCCACATCTGGAAAAGATTAAACTACCACGACTCCAACTAAATAATGATAAACAATCTCAACAGAGTATAGTTTTGCCCCCATTGCATTCTctcttccaatttgaaGTGGATGAATTAGACTCACAAAGAAAACTACCCTTGCTCTCCCACATTCTTCCTTAG
- a CDS encoding uncharacterized protein (PKUD0A00220) gives MVLPIMKFFSWLFHRDSKKDRIDTLRPNLGGKLNSRNASPAILPNGERSKKYKKELRKSKSMANLKRTFSTLKRSSSTRRLSPQSRQQFDDALETYQEAQPQTATFNPFVGDTHELFIYSPANSTYNGTICRNCTESESTIFDKENACSPLYLLSESQTPNYQINENSSMDPFRPQLPSPLHKRFITGLTIKTPVPINERQQFEEMQSETSSSSDGTGESDSHYLVYSDSCKHNIFTPKFKPTIRCPSIPADSPQLEPSTSLLNTYNNLRNTKSNSGTDSGDKSLFSAVNKAELWDYSKITLVSYNNS, from the coding sequence ATGGTTCTTCCAATAATGAAATTCTTCTCTTGGCTGTTCCATAGAGATTCTAAAAAGGATAGGATTGACACTCTGAGGCCAAATCTTGGAGGCAAGCTGAACTCAAGAAATGCCTCTCCTGCTATACTACCAAATGGCGAACGATCAAAGAAGTACAAGAAGGAACTaagaaaatccaaatcaatGGCCAATTTAAAGAGAACTTTTAGCACATTGAAACGTTCCTCATCAACCAGGAGATTGTCTCCCCAATCTAGACAACAATTTGATGATGCTCTTGAGACATATCAAGAAGCACAACCACAGACTGCAACATTCAATCCGTTTGTCGGGGATACACATGAGCTCTTTATTTACAGTCCAGCCAACTCAACGTACAACGGTACAATCTGCCGTAATTGTACTGAAAGCGAGTCGACTATCTTTGATAAGGAGAATGCATGCTCTCCTTTGTATCTCTTGTCTGAATCCCAAACTCCAAACTACCAAATAAACGAAAATTCGTCCATGGATCCTTTTCGACCACAACTACCATCCCCTCTACACAAAAGATTCATCACTGGTCTGACAATCAAGACACCCGTACCAATAAACGAGAGACAgcaatttgaagaaatgcaATCCGAGACAAGCTCAAGTAGTGACGGGACTGGAGAGAGTGATTCGCACTATTTAGTGTATTCGGATTCATGTAAACACAACATCTTTACCCCAAAATTTAAGCCAACAATTAGGTGTCCTTCAATTCCCGCAGATTCCCCTCAGCTAGAGCCATCCACAAGCTTGCTAAACACTTATAACAATTtaagaaatacaaagagCAATAGTGGAACCGATAGCGGGGATAAAAGTTTATTTAGTGCAGTGAATAAAGCTGAATTGTGGGATTACTCCAAGATTACTTTGGTCTCTTATAATAATTCTTAA
- a CDS encoding uncharacterized protein (PKUD0A00210), producing MLNFTETQLFKSKISILTIPRENFWIFKSGVLEIIYHIIDSYETRSKSTQSDNDNYSSSDNETDNDNESKEEESGMEIEDDGLFFHLAFTREEVTIFCSSKLIKRHFSKAIELDKESTVIGDEFFIIQVLNDGSNIGKKILELTQPLSLNNISLFFISNYFSDLVLVPIKDKTKALEILENPYEPSINEEAEIKTFELFKKNNIQPKIVLDSKLLLTGARSGDYVEVLKQTAEAISRLNVMKDFPRIFAITRTPTEEIGLLLPCEEKELNNLRYRKSTIMGSLQDYYYAIVVDLKMLPLDLKGVVSGIATKLLRLQVNEMSYLSLGKSGLVLVPDLFLDIVERGL from the coding sequence ATGCTTAATTTCACAGAAACACAACTGTTCAAGAGTAAGATCTCAATCTTGACGATTCCACGAGAAAACTTTTGGATCTTCAAGTCTGGGGTATTGGAGATAATATATCATATAATAGACTCATACGAGACCCGAAGTAAGTCTACACAATCAGATAATGACAACTATAGCAGCTCGGATAATGAAACCGACAACGACAACGAGAGtaaggaagaagaaagtgGCATGGAAATAGAAGACGACGGTCTCTTTTTCCATTTGGCGTTTACCAGGGAAGAGGTTACGATTTTCTGTTCGAGCAAGCTAATCAAACGACATTTCAGCAAGGCAATTGAACTTGACAAGGAAAGTACAGTAATAGGCGACGAGTTTTTTATTATACAGGTACTCAACGATGGGTCCAATATTGGGAAGAAGATATTGGAATTAACGCAGCCGTTGTCGTTGAACAACATTTCCTTATTTTTCATATCCAACTATTTCTCGGATCTCGTATTGGTACCGATCAAGGACAAAACTAAGGCATTAGAGATATTGGAAAATCCATACGAGCCAAGTATCAATGAAGAGGCGGAAATCAAGACATTCGAGctattcaaaaaaaataatattcaGCCTAAGATAGTACTGGATTCTAAACTACTACTTACGGGTGCACGTAGTGGAGATTATGTTGAAGTGTTGAAGCAAACTGCTGAAGCAATCAGCAGGCTCAATGTGATGAAGGATTTCCCACGTATATTTGCAATTACTCGAACCCCCACGGAGGAGATTGGATTGCTATTGCCGTGTGAGGAGAAGGAGCTGAACAACTTGCGGTATAGGAAGTCGACCATAATGGGATCACTCCAAGACTATTATTATGCGATCGTCGTTGACCTAAAGATGCTGCCGCTTGACCTGAAAGGAGTCGTTAGTGGGATAGCAACCAAGTTACTTCGGTTGCAAGTCAATGAGATGAGTTACCTCTCCTTGGGTAAGTCGGGATTGGTTTTAGTGCCCGACCTATTTTTGGACATTGTTGAGAGGGGGCTATAG
- a CDS encoding uncharacterized protein (PKUD0A00190; similar to Saccharomyces cerevisiae YBL055C; ancestral locus Anc_7.373): protein MHSVRNKLKIPRYYDVGVNITDAMFSGIYHGRQHHRNDTIDVLKKAYKHHVKNILLTGSSLEESRKTMEIIQSLQNLEGIPILKSTIGVHPCTVMEFEENGQDPSKHLENLKQLLEYGIELDLVRAFGEIGLDYDRLHYTPMDKQLLYFEKQLHLATNFNLPLFLHMRNSIDDFIKTLYPFLSNKLLPNENLLVHSFTGNTEELEKLLNLEARTGYRIFISINGAGLRDSSTLDIINKIPLDRLMIETDSPWCEVKKTHPSYKYLQKSPNMFYPDDDENYELVTEKPEIKDLLTKFSQNKKNPKGSNITLFEFLPIPIVKSDKFDNFKYTHLFVDSPLIKSRNEPCLIGLVAQVICQLRDESPEDIIDACYNNSMLVFT from the coding sequence ATGCATTCAGTcagaaacaaattaaaaattcCAAGATACTACGATGTTGGTGTGAATATTACAGATGCCATGTTCTCAGGAATCTATCATGGCCGTCAACATCATAGAAATGATACAATTGATGTTCTAAAGAAAGCTTATAAACACCATGTCAAAAATATACTATTAACCGGATCTTCATTGGAAGAATCAAGGAAAACCATGGAGATTATCCAATCATTGCAAAACTTAGAGGGAATACCCATTTTAAAATCAACCATTGGCGTACATCCCTGCACAGTAATGGAATTTGAGGAAAATGGCCAAGATCCTTCAAAGCATTTAGAAAACCTAAAGCAACTATTAGAATATGGTATCGAGTTAGACCTTGTAAGGGCATTTGGTGAAATCGGTTTAGATTACGATCGTTTACACTATACTCCAATGGATAAACAGttactttattttgaaaaacaactaCATTTAGCCACAAATTTTAATTTGCCATTGTTCTTACATATGAGAAACTCgattgatgatttcattaAGACTCTGTATCCTTTCCTATCTAACAAACTATTACCTAATGAAAACTTGCTGGTTCACTCATTCACCGGTAACACGGAGGAACTCGAAAAATTATTAAACTTGGAAGCCCGAACAGGTTACagaattttcatttcaatCAATGGTGCTGGTTTGCGtgattcatcaacattagacattatcaacaaaattcCACTAGATCGTCTAATGATTGAAACCGATTCACCATGGTGTGAAGTTAAGAAAACACACCCTTCTTATAAGTACCTGCAAAAATCTCCAAATATGTTTTATcctgatgatgatgagaatTATGAGTTAGTTACAGAAAAACCTGAAATTAAGGATTTACTCACCAAGTTTTCTCAGAATaagaaaaatccaaaggGCTCAAATATAACTctgtttgaatttttaCCCATTCCAATAGTAAAATCtgataaatttgataatttcaaatacacTCATTTGTTCGTAGATTCACCGCTGATCAAATCCAGAAATGAGCCTTGTTTAATCGGATTGGTCGCCCAGGTTATCTGCCAACTAAGGGATGAATCACCTGAAGACATAATAGATGCCTGTTATAACAATAGTATGCTCGTATTTACTTAA